The proteins below are encoded in one region of Oryzias melastigma strain HK-1 linkage group LG7, ASM292280v2, whole genome shotgun sequence:
- the fam110a gene encoding protein FAM110B, translating into MPVEMLQHTARQPTKAAIGAPAPRLRAKGQVGPQFYRQNPTTPRQSAVERLEADKAKYVKSQVALSKQQPIRPTELHKSKPVPAVRTTRTVPVNAAQTKVDGVQLDLEHLSNLISDVTAAAESPRKTPVKEKPIPPPRPDRSSPAKVRLKALRTEGAGGAAGAPTAGAIRRVDVVPQASPQTSPCRPLQFMRQPLKPMPLHAQVLLRPAAPHLRPFHAKPPLSTPLKPAALPKPDDSPPSPLDPPPAAAFPPPSPAITRLSSTSSRKRPSLTRSKSDMSDRYSRAGTELERFFNLCGVDPDDLQELTGSNADIVSLARFRSVSAPGSECSGSRRGEVEEEDEDEAGKAAERVPYGVSVIERNARVIKWLYGLRQAKDNTTKSTNL; encoded by the coding sequence atgcctgtaGAGATGCTTCAACACACCGCCAGGCAACCAACCAAAGCTGCTATTGGAGCTCCAGCTCCTCGCTTACGAGCTAAGGGTCAGGTGGGCCCGCAGTTCTATCGTCAGAACCCGACGACACCGAGGCAGAGCGCCGTGGAGAGACTGGAGGCGGACAAGGCGAAGTACGTGAAGAGTCAGGTGGCCCTTTCCAAGCAGCAGCCCATCCGACCTACGGAGCTGCACAAGTCGAAGCCCGTCCCCGCCGTACGGACCACCAGAACCGTCCCCGTTAACGCTGCTCAGACAAAAGTGGACGGCGTGCAGCTGGACTTGGAGCATCTCAGTAACCTCATCAGTGATGTCACTGCGGCGGCAGAGTCCCCCCGGAAAACCCCCGTGAAGGAGAAGCCGATTCCGCCTCCACGGCCGGACCGCTCCAGCCCAGCTAAGGTCCGGCTAAAAGCTCTCAGAACGGAGGGTGCAGGCGGCGCCGCTGGGGCTCCGACCGCCGGGGCCATACGAAGAGTGGATGTGGTGCCTCAAGCCAGCCCGCAGACGTCGCCCTGCAGGCCGCTCCAGTTCATGCGGCAGCCGCTGAAGCCCATGCCCTTACACGCCCAGGTTCTCCTTCGCCCGGCTGCCCCTCACCTGCGTCCCTTCCACGCCAAACCCCCACTTTCTACCCCTCTGAAACCAGCCGCTCTGCCAAAACCTGACGACTCTCCCCCATCTCCCCTAGACCCCccacctgctgctgctttccCACCTCCCTCTCCAGCCATCACCCGCTTGTCCTCCACCAGCTCCAGGAAGCGGCCCTCTTTGACCCGCTCCAAGTCAGACATGAGCGACCGCTACTCCCGAGCCGGCACCGAGCTGGAGCGCTTCTTCAACCTGTGCGGCGTGGACCCCGACGACCTGCAGGAGCTGACCGGCTCCAACGCCGACATCGTGTCCCTGGCTCGTTTTCGGAGCGTCAGCGCTCCCGGATCCGAGTGCTCCGGCTCCAGACgaggagaggtggaggaggaggatgaggacgAGGCCGGGAAAGCTGCGGAGCGGGTTCCTTACGGCGTCTCTGTGATTGAGAGGAATGCACGGGTGATCAAATGGCTGTACGGACTGCGCCAGGCCAAGGATAACACCACTAAGAGCACCAACCTGTAG
- the mfsd2al2 gene encoding sodium-dependent lysophosphatidylcholine symporter 1 yields MSCFQKFTHQLQQLRSCWSEESFTEDQQGKQGGFPLVRKVFYAVGGIPYQMTTAALNISLQIFLLDVVQMKAFYVSLILFVSRAWDAVTDPLVGYLVSRSKWTPIGKLTPWLLLSTPFGVLSYVLVWSVPAGSMSEAGGVLWLLVTTCLFETFMSCYNVPYLSLSMFLGAPKKDRDSATAYRMSVEMMAMLLASAIQGQVVSVYNTERQKACQLHEAAESTSVPQSASLQETQKAFLTSAVVMGAVFLLCSLVLFFGVKEQRDPFCSEDTMRLSYLTSVKMLARHVPYQRLVLGFVFSVSAFQMSLGNFALFCSHAAGLGAQFQLLLLVLLLSASVAVPLWQVVLLRIGKKATLFIGLSLFIPAVIIVASIPGNLPVFMTMCVLMGFSVATMFLLPWSMLPDVVDDFTSKHPSCKDLEPVFFSGYAFCSKLSGGLSAGLSTMTLQIAGYKAEACNHGDGVLTALIVLFSPVPITLLLIGMVIFHTYPINEKRRVQTDEEQLHPELSSSNSREDSEPPTTFPQSHVSFISTSHSGPAFTNICQAASSADCQKPSSSSTALNSPAGGSCRSASNVESKVSPQWHKSKPSGGTQRGRNQDNARSLSGRSHVRAKVSWV; encoded by the exons ATGAGCTGTTTCCAGAAGTTTACACATCAGCTGCAACAGCTGAGGAGCTGTTGGTCTGAGGAGTCATTCACTGAAGATCAGCAGGGG AAGCAGGGGGGGTTTCCTTTGGTCCGGAAGGTGTTTTACGCCGTGGGTGGGATCCCCTATCAGATGACGACAGCAGCCTTGAACATTTCCCTGCAGATTTTTCTTCTAGATGTTGTTCAG ATGAAGGCTTTCTATGTGTCCCTGATCTTGTTTGTGAGTCGTGCGTGGGACGCCGTGACCGACCCTCTGGTGGGATACCTGGTGAGCCGCAGTAAATGGACGCCCATTGGCAAGCTCACTCCCTG GCTGCTACTCTCCACGCCATTTGGAGTCCTGTCGTACGTGCTCGTGTGGTCAGTGCCAGCGGGCTCCATGTCTGAGGCTGGCGGCGTGCTGTGGCTCCTCGTCACCACCTGTCTGTTTGAAACGTTCATGAGT tGCTACAACGTTCCATACCTCTCTCTGAGCATGTTTCTGGGTGCACCAAAGAAGGACAGAGACTCTGCCACTGCCTACA GAATGAGCGTGGAGATGATGGCGATGCTTCTGGCCTCAGCGATTCAAGGACAAGTTGTGTCTGTGTACAACACAGAGAGGCAGAAGGCCTGCCAGCTCCATGAAGCAGCTGAAAGCACATCTGTGCCGCAGAGCGCCTCGCTCCAGGAAACG CAAAAGGCTTTCCTGACCTCAGCTGTGGTCATGGGTGCTGTCTTCCTTCTCTGCAGCCTCGTGCTCTTCTTCGGGGTGAAGGAGCAGCGTG ACCCTTTCTGCTCCGAGGACACAATGCGACTGTCCTATCTCACCTCGGTAAAGATGCTGGCACGCCATGTCCCGTACCAGCGGCTCGTTCTCGGCTTTGTCTTTAGTGTTTCGGCCTTTCAG ATGTCTTTGGGTAACTTTGCCCTGTTCTGCAGCCATGCAGCTGGGCTGGGGGCCCAgttccagctcctcctgctggtCCTGCTG CTTTCTGCTTCAGTCGCAGTTCCCCTCTGGCAAGTGGTTCTTCTAAGAATTGGGAAAAAAGCCACACTCTTCATCGGACTATCA CTCTTCATCCCTGCTGTGATCATAGTTGCCTCCATCCCCGGTAACCTGCCAGTCTTCATGACGATGTGTGTTCTGATGGGATTCAGTGTGGCAACCATGTTCTTGCTTCCCTG GTCGATGCTCCCAGATGTGGTGGACGACTTTACCTCTAAGCATCCCTCCTGTAAAGACTTGGAGCCcgtgtttttttctggttatgCGTTCTGCAGTAAGCTGTCTGGAGGCCTGTCTGCCGGACTCTCCACCATGACTCTGCA GATTGCAGGCTACAAAGCAGAGGCGTGTAACCATGGAGACGGAgtcctgacagctctaattgtGCTGTTCTCACCAGTTCCCATCACACTTTTGCTGATAGGGATGGTGATATTTCACACATATCCAATCAATGAGAAGCGGCGCGTACAGACTGATGAGGAGCAGCTCCA TCCAGAACTTTCCTCATCAAATTCAAGAGAAGACTCTGAGCCACCAACAACCTTCCCTCAGTCTCATGTCAGTTTCATATCAACATCTCATTCTGGTCCAGCCTTCACCAACATCTGTCAGGCTGCTTCCTCAGCAGACTGTCAGAAGCCATCGTCTTCCTCGACTGCATTGAACAGCCCAGCTGGAGGAAGCTGCAGGTCTGCGTCAAACGTCGAGTCCAAAGTATCTCCTCAGTGGCATAAAAGTAAACCTTCAGGTGGAACTCAACGAGGAAGAAACCAGGATAACGCTAGATCTTTATCTGGCAGGTCACATGTGAGAGCCAAAGTATCATGGGTATGA
- the LOC112159231 gene encoding peptidyl-prolyl cis-trans isomerase FKBP1A: MGVEIETLTPGDGRTFPKKGQRVVVHYVGTLADGKVFDSSRSRGKPFKFKIGNQEVIRGWEEGVAQMSVGQRAKLICSPDYAYGSKGHPGVIPPNATLTFDVELIALEA; encoded by the exons ATGGGAGTGGAAATTGAGACCTTGACCCCTGGCGACG GACGGACGTTCCCGAAGAAGGGGCAACGCGTCGTGGTGCATTATGTTG GAACTCTGGCAGATGGGAAGGTGTTTGACTCCTCCAGATCTCGGGGGAAACCCTTCAAATTTAAGATCGGCAACCAGGAAGTTATTCGCGGCTGGGAGGAAGGAGTAGCTCAG ATGAGTGTGGGTCAGCGAGCGAAGCTTATCTGCTCGCCGGACTACGCCTATGGCAGTAAAGGTCACCCCGGAGTCATCCCACCAAATGCCACTCTGACCTTTGATGTGGAGCTGATTGCTCTCGAAGCCTGA